TCAAaagggcaggtccaagctatctGACATTCGCTTTCCGGTGGAgaatatcgtcgcacgcaccacgaaccgtcctctctgcgcacttctatgcgaaagttacttttgcagaaaacgcatttaaagaaaagtttgttttttaaaccagcaataagtgcacctactaggagagcaaattatttaccagtgtcttcgttaaaaagttcaggttccaaagtttcatcccacatctttatattttcttgaagttaattatttacgccacagtgggcaacgtaacagagaggacggttcgtggaatagatgcagtgcgcttaactttcgcatcgaagtgcgcagagtggacggttcgtggtgcgtgggACGATATGTGacataaaatacaaatcaaagggGTGTTTCAAAGAGATTTAAGAGAGACTGAAAATTACTGAAAATAATGGATCACCATACACAAGTATCGGTTGGATCAAGCTCACAGGACGTGTTCTGCATATTAATCAATTAGAATGGGCATTAAACATCATGTGCATGTTAATACACAAGCATGACTTATAGTCAGATTTAactatttgtgaaacaccccttaCTGTTATTGTAATGCAAGCTCCAGTAACTTTCTTATGGCCGTAAAATGATCTGATAATATAGGAACActtttcaataataaattttttcaatgaacaGATCTTAACCTGCGTCACTAgtaaaaattcatatatgtatcattatttttcacttCAGATGACTAAAACAGATTAGTTTCATATTCTTTTGTTTCAGAGAGTTCAACcaaaactttttttcctttccaattAGCACATTTGTAACAAAATGCTggtatgttcatttttttttcttacaaatctTGAGAACAACAATGCCCATTTAAAAGTTATTCACAAATTGCTAATAAATCTGCTCCAAAGTTTTCTTTGTTTAGAAATTCAAAAAGATTTGTGTAGTGAACTAAAACTTGCACATATGTTTGGTTCTACAGcatgaaattatacatgtaccctTAAAAATGATAAGTGTTGATAATAAATTCCttagaaaaatagaaatacaaaGACATAGGCAAGAAAATCCTATTGCTGATCACTACATGTAAGCAAAGCTCTTGATTAACCTGACAACAGCTTACATGTActgggaataattttgctttacaaatttgaatagcatttttggtcataagagaaaagctctcaagtAATGTAGACTCTACaatcctatgtaaaaatatgctattaCAAAAGACTATGCATAGCAGTCTATCAAAAATGTGGGgcaaattgcgatgcgataccaggaaaattattccctggatTCCCTGGTGTACTACTTAAACAAGCTTATGAAACATTTGAAAATTAGCTCTTTCAGTTTATTGCTACTTAATTAATCCAATATTCTCAAAGATATCAAGATTAAACATGCAGTGTCCTGCAACGAAATAAATTGGGAATTTTGTTGAAAGCTAATAAGCTATTAATGAATTTTGTTGCTGATAGGTCGAAAGAAATGGTAGAAGATAAATATTACCAAATATATATGTTATTCTATGCATTAATAGAGTATCCTGTATCTGTAATGTAGCTTTGAAAATAGGTAATATTGAAGTTGAAAATATCTATATCCTAAACTTTCTCGGTGAATAAATGGCGGAATTGTATAGGAAAGATTAAAGATATTcatggaaatatatttttaattttctaaattttattataaatttttttgggggaatgtTCCGTATTAAAAGGGAGGTTCATCCTGATAAGAAGTTGATttaattaaagcaaaataatatgaaaatatctttCATACGGAAGGAGGTATGAAAAGATGTGTCCGCTGGCGCTGATATATCCacgcatttttcaaaatggcaactTTTAGAACATATGTCGCACCACATATAGATGAGTTGCTCGTCTGTgacgtcagaaaataaaatttttgaaaattcacaactccattattttcttaaagATTTCCATCAAATCTTCACCTATATTGTTCtgtattttttctgcttttattaaaaccaacttattgtcagggtaaacttcccctctAACAATTCTACGACAAGTAGATCCAGGGTAAAAAACCAGAGATAAAACACTGTAGGGAAAAACTCTGGAAAACCTTTGGATCCACTTTTGCAGAATATTCGGaactaaataaaaacaaattatacaaaCTTCATCAAGGTAAAGTAAGTTAACACCACAAATAACCACAAGGCCTTATTACCAAACCATCTTATAATTCTTATCAAGCCTATTAAAGCCTCACATAACTTATTTCCAACTTTGTTCAGACTAAGTGTCTTACATAAACAACAATTTAGATACTTTGAACTGTCAGCTAAGAGATGAAAGCCTGGACCTGCTCCTTAGAGTTACAAAAAGTCATCATAACATACCTGACAAAAATGGGTTCATATTATGTCACATATTTGAAACTTGAAATGTTTTGGATAAATTGACAAATTTTGAAATGGCAATCGGGTCGatcaatttgattttcttgACTAAAATCTCCtacattaaacaaaaaaattaattgccCCAGGCAGTATCACCTGCgatctgaataaataaaatttttcTACTGCCATTACTTGATAACCATTCAATGTAAGTTTCAGGGACAAGGGACtcattctttcaaaattaccttgaaaattcaagtttttaacCTTAGCTAACTTTTTGAAAGTTGATACCAAAACATggtaaaagttcattgaccctatatgAGCATGAAATAGGTCATTAACTTAACCTTGGTAAAAATTTGAGGTTGATTACATTTCAGTGGATCAAGTATAAGTCAAGTTGTCAGTTTTTCATCAAGATATCCAAAACACTGCAATAAGGGTTCAACGATGCCACTATGAATTCTTCCAGTAGACACTGGTTGTATGCCTTGCACGCCGCTGAACTGGGCCACCCACATGGTCTGCCCGTCGGGTGCTCTAAGATCGTGCATGGCAAACCTCATCACCAACCAGCTTTTAACAGTCAGGGGGACATCACCTTTCATGGGGAGTGGATTACTATTTGCTGACTCCGGAATTTGAATAAAGCattggaaatacatgtaactaagACGTCTTTCTGGGTAAAGTGAACTCGGTGTACCAGCGACAAGCCTCATTAGTCTTGGGCAAGTGTCAGGCTACGGAAAGTGGGATAATGGCCAATGCCATAAGGCATTTTCCAGTGACATTAAATACATAATTCTGTTAATCATAAATCTTGATCAACAATGTGTGATCTATATCCAAATGGTGTCAATCTCCCCATAAAAGCTGATGCCCCATTGACTTTAATTTTGTCTAAAATGTTGATTATATATGTGAGtttaatcataatttttaaTTTGCATCATTGATGTTGTTGGGATTAGATAGAATGATGCCACTATAAGGTTTGATAAATAAAGACTGAAAAATCATCTAGAATGACCCCCTTCTAGTATGAAAAAGGCATTTTCTACGCCCgaaaatatgttaaaatgtCTGAATTCAGATTTTAGTCTGAAAAGTGGCATTCctgtataaaacaaatttgtttAAATGACCTATTTACAATATATACATGGAATGAAAAACATCTACGtgtataataatataaaattaatCAATTTGGTGTCAAACTTTACATGAGTCTTCATGGGGCTACACAACCTTGTGTAATTTCTATACAATTCTATCATGATTAGGCTTCAATAGACACCATGTGACATTTTACAATAAGATTAGGTTTTGATCGTTCCATTGACTGCCAGGTTTATCTTGGATCCGCTTGCTCCCAGCTAATAGAGAGATCTTTGTGGTACGAGTCCAACTGTAAGACAGAGAGTGAGTCAGAGAGAAAGGGTatacaaaaaacattttttacaattttaaaatCAACAGGGGGATCTTAATAACTTCAATATCTATATTGTATCATGTAAgataaataacaatataatgGCAGAATACTGATTCTGTAATAAAGGGATATATGgaacaaaaacacacaaaattgttaaaggggaatgaaacctttggaacaaataggcttgtgtagaaacagaaaaatcaaagaataagaataaagaaagtttgagaaaaatcggacaaatagtgagaaagttatgagcatttgaatattgcgatcactaatgctatggatatcctcacattggcaatgcgacaaggatgtgtgatgtcactgatgaacaactttccacttggtggactataaaataccctcaaaatgtctctttttgcttttcttatgatgatacaaactctttatccatgatgtatcttaaaaaaatatgtattacaagccctcatgtagaaagaacagtatgatttatggatagatgtgataaaagaggcaattcaagtgaaatatatactaaagtaatgtggagagttgttcacaagtgacatcacgcatctttgtcgcattgccaatttgctatctctatagcattagtgatcacaatattcaaatgctcataacttcctcattatttgtccgatttttctcaaactttcgttgatctgtttctttgatttttctgtttttacacaagctatcttgttccaatggtttcattctcctttaaagaaaaaaatttgaattaaaaaaatactgaaatattgGAATAGAATTGtatcaaagaaaattaaatcTAGCAAAACCCGACCCTATTTTAAAGATTCAAAGATTCTACTTGAGATGGAAGTCACCTTGACTCCCTCTTCAGATACCGGCCATTAACTGACAAATCAATGTAAAATACTTGAGATTGACTTGTgcaaaaatttaatttgataataagccagagtcaaattaatttgataataGTGTTTGATCAATGTCATCATGCATCTCTGCAGATTAATCaacaaatgtatacatgtaaaactGACCAtgcaaaggaaagaaatattaagtagACACTCTTCAATTTAGTACTGTCTGGCTGGTGATGTAGTATAGTCCCAGAGATTCTCAGAAAACTATCACCTAAGATGCTTATTACCATCAATTTGAAGTTGATATTAAATCCCAGTTTAAGTGTTACTCATCTATTCATATCCTAGCCATGACATAATTTCTTTTGGCAAGACATTGATCTACACTGTGttgctctcaacccaggtgaggtaaatgggtaccaggaAAGAatgtattccttgaaatgctttcGTGCTGTAAAGGGAGGCAGGCATAAGCCAGGATACTAATATGCAAGTCCCTGGGAAGTACAGGGACATTATAAGATAATGTGCTATGTGCAATAAGGGCAATTCCATTAAATgatccgacccccatttttctcaagtctttcTTCACTTCAttaactgaccaagtcatggtcatttgagagcattacagactatcaaaagaaccagaaatcagGGAGAGAACAtctcatgaaggtcccacatgtAGGGGGCGGACGTACatgttttatggaattgcccattaaAAAACtgcgttatcattattattcatgctAAGATAATTTATTGCCCAGTATACATTCCCTTCAAGTTAGGTAATTCCAATCATCAATGCAAGTTTGAGTGTAGGATTTACTACTTACAGCTACAAGGAGGTGTTCATAGTTATCCTTCTTTTTCCTCATCTGTTCTTCATGGCTATTCTCCTCGTCATTCatctaaaacaaaaacaaaaattaaagaaaacaacttcatgaaatttcttttctaaaaattatgttaatggTTGGAGAATTGAGGGGAAAATGTTATATAACAAAACTAAAAAACACCCCCCTAACATTTTTCATGAGAAATCTGTAATGCAAAAATTTGTGACACAAGGGTATGCCATTCCGAAGTCACAGAACATTATGTAAATGCATGTCAGATCCAAAATTGCTCACACCCATGATTTCATGttcaaatccaatgcaaattctgTATGTAGCCAAAAgtaattaatgtatttttttttaactgattcttactgattaaaaacaaattgatttcatgttatttatgaCTGAAATAGTGTTGCTGATGATTTccataaaaaacaatgaaaaacgttaagttgaaaaaaatgaaaaatccatTACCATTCTTTAATTTAAATTTGCTTTTGATAATAATCCTACAAGATTTGATAATAATCTAGAAGATTTAAGGCTTTATTTAAAGATTTAAAGCCAAATTATGATTTAATGCAATAAATTGGGATAATGCAGTaaatcaaaaacaaatttgagTAAGTTTGGTACAATTAACAATCAAATTGTAAATATTACGTCATGGGTGTTGTGCGTGCCAATATTCACCCTGATCACGAGATCAATGGCCATGTAATTTCAAGATAGCCTGGGCTACATAGGGTTAAAAGTCGGCAATAAGAAAGGACAGCCACCCCTCCTCAAAATGACTGGTATAGGTTGATGATCAgcaaattcataaaaacataTTCTTTTTGGCAGTTCTGTTTTGCCAAATGCATAAGTACAAAGgtatttcagaaaatgagaaaCTACAGGTAACTTTGCCTAAAGTCAAATACTTTGAAGATACATATATTCCACATGCCTTGCAGGGGCAGCGAAACGTTTTtcaaattggggggggggctgatcatgcaaaaaatcacaatcatatggtcgtTTTTGTAAacgtttttttaaaaagggggggggaggctgaagccccccccccccgcttcagCGGCCCCTGCCTTGCATAATCTAGTCTGATGAATTACATTTGCTTTGTTCAATATTAAACTTTGGGGTTAAAAGGCTCGAAGTGACTTCAAGAGAAGTCGGATTTTGCCTAGGTCAAACGCATTTCATTGGTCCAAACAGACTTGACTTGCAGATTCAGTTGTATTCAAGATTTACTCTTCCTTTCAATAACAGATATTAGAAAAGCAAATTTCTTTCAGTATGAAGGGACTCTTGATCAAGAATTTCAACTCATAAATGTACCCTCTGAAACTGGTGATGAATGATAACTTACCTTTTTCTTGATGGCGTTTTTCTGTTCATTGAGGACCTGAATGTGACCAAGTTTTTTCTCCTGTTTCTTGAAGCAGTCTTCCATCTCCCTGAGAGAgaacatttaaataaaaagttaaCGGTGTAACATATTATTCCAAACATACATACctaaaaatagaaacaaaaataatttaacacTGTTACTGATTACTGCCAATATATAGCCTACGTTGCCTGCATGTAATTCTCATCAAATAGGATCAATGAAATAACCCAACTACCATGGGCCGAGGCATAATGTAAGAATGAATCTTCTATCAAAACAAGTGAAACGCCCTGGCAGTCTCGTCTTTGTTTAATATGTAATCCAATAGAGTAGCAATGCCGACTTTGtgacatgaaaaatgtattCTCATTATTCTTCCACCTTTCGATATATGATTAAGAAAATCCAAGACCACCTAGGCCAAATACCTTGGAATCAATGCCAATCTCACTGGCCTTTTAGAGTTCTTTTCCTATTTATGCTGTAATGGTTGTAGCATATTTTTCTTGGTGTAAAACTATCGGGCATTTCCATGAaataatcaacttttttgtatgTAAGACCaccatttttctcaaattttacttcacttcataaactgatcACCAAGTCACGGTCCTTTGAggacattacagactgtcaacaGAACAAGAAATCACAGACagaaaaatttcatgaaggtcccatgtacagggggtcggacgtacatattttatcttatatcTAATTCCTCATACCTCTTAATTACATATATATCCAATTTAGAAAAATACTTATAATTTCAAACTTATcttgaatattcaaaatatgaacTTTTagtcatacttttttttatcttccagGAAAAAATTGTACTCAATTTCAAGTTCTTTATTCACATATCGCAATTGTTAATACCAACCTTTGTTCCCTCTGTACATTCTCCTGCAGTGCTGTGATGGTGTGTTGGTGCTGTAGCTGTAGCTTGACTAGTTTCTCTTGCTTTGATTCCCTCTGTCTGTTGAGATGGCCCTCCTGGGCTGTAGAGTCTCTCAGTTGATCCTTCTCCACCTGAATCTGATCTCTCACACCTTCTAATGCAGCCTGACCTTCCCTGTAATATGTGATTGTAAGCACACATTTAATTCTGGCATATATTCATATTAATATCTGCATAGCTCCAACTTCTTTATCAAGTTGAATAGTCGGCGTAGTGGAAGGAATTTGTCAGACTAGGGCcaggtcttacaaagagttgcaattgatccgatcaatcacaactatggaaagccagcaatgtcaacaacCAAACTGCATGttcgttcaaaatattttccagatatgatgtatattacGTTCagtgttttcttgaaaattcagtgcgcttctctttatttatttacgAAGGACATTGTACAAATTTTCTGTGgaataaattatgacattgatggatttccagacagatgaggttgatcggatcaatcgtaactctttgtaagacaggactGCACAAAACATATGCATTTACAAGGTGAATTTCACCAAAGTGAAACAGATTTCTGTGGTCCTAGAAAATTTGACTTCAACAGATTAacctgtaggggaaggcggggtaagttttgacagtttttgctttttgcatgttagaattgatatgattaataatcttgtcgaaataagtaccttgccttgatatttaattcttctgaaatattttccacctatatataactttctatccccacactgaaagtcatcgtgacctttgaaaaaaacgatgtcaaatggctcaacttgccccatatatggggtaagtttgagccaccttctggggtaagttgagccacaaaaactatgtacaaaatgtatgaggggagaaccagcatgtcaattttttgtttaaagtcttttcacttgctaattctctataaatactaacaccctttaaaaggaaaagagcagtcatgtaaatttgctcctttcagccagcatttcaatcgatttttatggtttgtttgtttttaaagatacataaccataggaattaccatggctcaacttgccccatgctgtttggctcaacttaccccagtccgaacttagtgcgataattttgtacccacacatttattatgcatccatcatatataagactatgacaagaatgaagatcgatacctggactaataatgttgttatcaatgtctttattatattcaaagacgtgtgtgtttataaagcacttatctatttcacactcttttttaagtttttggctgaaattcatatttttccctctcaaaaactactttttgtttcaaagttgaaaacaatgtggtggggttaggggttatgctatgggtcatcaatacatgacaccaccacaatgtccgactcattcattattggcctggggctggcggctcaacttgcccctatgctcaacttatcccgccttcccctatatatgCAAATGTTGAAAGCTTACAGGTAAGCCTAAAAGGACAGGGCTATTGAGATGTATTGAGGACGAGCATGATCGCCCCCCCCGTCTGATCTCAGCCGCCGTGATCACGCCAAAATTTGGAACACACATTCCttaccacataaactacaagccagtaaaacaaattctgaaaataattatttttctttaatatgaaTAAAGCATGCAAATTTATcacccaatttcacttcaaattttctttttttttcagatgtcatctttgtaatctGATTTAAAGGTTTCCGCAAAGAAAATCCagaattctgattggctgaattaTGTTTCCAAAACAGGTGTGGGTAATTTGAAGAGACTACCACATGGGGAGCATGACCCCAGCATGGAACCCATTGAAATTTGGGTGGGTGTGCGGTCTCTTTGaccagtattcttgttttcaagctgTTGAAcgtacttggcctatgaaagGCTGGAAGTTGACCCAGCTAAATTATGTCTTCTTATAAAAcctatatcatattaaagcttaggacttcagctttatcatataatctaaaaataatttgggctcaaacaaaaattaaGTGTATAAACAGCAACTTCTGTtggatgaaaataattattttgtgtcatgttttagataaaaatttcaccaatattacaaaatgttttaaaaaatccagacacatgacctgaaatgattttcttctttacaaagaaaaatcatgaaatttggccaatatttagagcagcaatggccaATGAAAAGGTCTGCACCAAACTCACTAATATGCAAAAACCTAGTCATGGATATTACTGAGATAAAACAAGCTGCCTACTGGCTGTACTTGTCTTGCTGAAATTTACAGATTAGtaagatctagatctacaatGATATGATGACAATTGACATTgtgactttctcatgaaaccaTTGTTTGTTGCATCTAAAGGTACTGAGCATAAAAAATTTGTTGTGAAAAATTTCCCCAGAAACCTGTGCACCCACCTCTGTTTTTCCAGCTCTGTGTTGATAGCTGTAATCATCGCATCCCCTTGATCGCTGGACTGGAGTAGCAGCTGGCAATTCTCATTCTGACCCCGTAGCTCCTGCACTCTGTGTCCCTTCTCCTTCTTGGTCTCCTTACGCGAGGCTAAGGTGGAATGCATACGTGATATGTCAGCTTTCATCCGCTCTGGGGACTGAACTACCTGAGCTTGCATCTTGCTCACAGTATCCTTCTTGTTCAGGCTAGACAGCTTACGCTTGTCCTGGAGAAAAGTGAGAGAAAGTCAGAAACTTTTGTTCAATTGCAAATCGAGCACAACTCAGAAAATTGGAAGAGAGATGAATTGTAATTGAAACTCAAGTCAAGTACAAATTTGCTTtttaatcaaaggacttacAGTTGGTTTGGGAGCTTATACTTGACTTGAATCTGAACGGAAGGTTCTTGCAATGCACCCTGAATTTGTTTAGTTTGAACATATCTTCTACAGAATGGAAGTTAAGAGGTACAGGGAAGTGATAACTGAAGCGAAACTCAAAGAAAGTCTAGTCATTACCTTGAATTTTCAATCATAGTTTCACCCTAGATATAatctttgcaaaaaaaaagtagcTTCCTTCCATATCTTACAATGCTAGGGAGGACCAAGTCATCAAACGTGCCATAGTAACCAAAAGGATCGGTTGCAACTTACAATCATACTTCACGACTTCCTTAAATGTAAGAAAAACTTGCTCCATTTCCCAACAAGTAACTCTTACTTTTCTGCCATAAACTTGGTATATTCTGCTTTGATGTGGTACACTATTACAGTAATGTCTTGTCTAATATAATGGCTACTGTACATTAACATTGCCTATTTACTCACTGGAAAGTGTTGATATTTTGGCATCATTCCTTACAATAATACTATTTAGATTACTGGTCAAGCAGTTGCCAATTGGGCATGCTTCATGGATCTTTCATCACTGTCACACAGAGCAATTAGACAGACCTTGATGATCCACAATGGGACAGCTGTAACCTCACACTTCCGATATACCCGGTAGACCTACAGTTGTAGGATGGACCTCTTCttgatttaaccctaaaagagcCGGGTTATTTGGACCCATCTCACAGCCGAGGAGGGGCGGATTCCGCCTCCCTGAGATCTCGGCCTTCGATCGCACGCGCACCATGAAAATTTGCAGTGGTAGGGCGCGAtataatctacaaggctgtatggttatttctttataaataataggatttttcatgtaatgaattaattatgctaatttattgatgaaacaaaacatttgCTCGAATCAACAATTATACTGCCTCAAAACtgctaatttttttattaacagaCCCTTTGTAGTAACACCATCAAATGtacttgaataaaaaatattgtatagcAATTCCTAGaagtatt
This genomic window from Lytechinus variegatus isolate NC3 chromosome 10, Lvar_3.0, whole genome shotgun sequence contains:
- the LOC121423157 gene encoding kinetochore protein Nuf2-like, whose translation is MAAYSFPLLSSADLASVLHEVLGETFSEEDFKNPQSTKIQKLYATFLQRLINTPMDKINQPQWEASQSALHPELYTDTFPLMNLTLAMQRFMVGSMVKDFKMKDILHPKPKRTRRFLSAIVNFWRFSVEREDVYYNICQEIQGSLAERSACQERTSQIKEKINLIRMNRAEEEEHAKQLQDKIDDLDSKMMAQQQDQAGLQRDISRLRATVAEKAALADKRKLSSLNKKDTVSKMQAQVVQSPERMKADISRMHSTLASRKETKKEKGHRVQELRGQNENCQLLLQSSDQGDAMITAINTELEKQREGQAALEGVRDQIQVEKDQLRDSTAQEGHLNRQRESKQEKLVKLQLQHQHTITALQENVQREQREMEDCFKKQEKKLGHIQVLNEQKNAIKKKMNDEENSHEEQMRKKKDNYEHLLVALDSYHKDLSISWEQADPR